Genomic segment of Helicobacter sp. 12S02232-10:
CAGAGTTTTATGTGATACGATAGCAACGCTTTTTGAAAAAAAAGGAAAGAAATTTTATATGCATAAAATCTTGCCTCCAAATGATGGGTGCATTTCTTTTGGGCAAGCTGTTTATGCTCAATATAATGCTTTATAAGCAAATTAAGCTTACTAGAAATTTGTATGCCAAAATTTTGAAAATAAAGCTTGATTTAGTTGTGTTGCATAAAAAATGAATGTGAAAGGATTTGAATGAAACGAATTACCTTGGCACAAGGCAATGGTGGCAGAGAAACAAATGAATTGATAGAAAAAGTGTTTGAAAAATATTTGGGAAATTTTATTTTAGGGCAGGGTGAGGATGCTGGTACTTTTGATGTTTCAGGAGTACAAAAATATTGTGTGAGTACAGATTCTTATGTGGTAAATCCGATATTTTTTGCAGGGGCAGACATTGGCAAACTCAGTATCTGTGGCAGTAGTAATGATGTGGCGATGATGGGAGCCAAACCAAAGTATATGAGTGCAGGGTTTATTTTAGAAGAAGGGTTTGCAATCTGTGATCTTGAAAAAATCCTTCAATCAATGGCAAAAGAACTCGAATATACTCAAATTAAGCTAATTTCTGCAGATACTAAGGTTGTGCCTAAAGGCAATGTAGATAAAATTTTTATCAACACAACTGCAATTGGCGAAATTCAAAAAGAAGGGATTTCTGCTAAAAACCTTAAAAGTGGGGATATAATTATTTTAAGCTCGCGCATTGGGAGTCACGGGTGTGTGATTTTTTGTTCGCGTAGTGAGATTGATTTACACTCTGACTTAAAAAGCGATTGTAAGCAGCTTTATCCTATGCTTGAGGATATTTTTAAAAGTAAAATTCCTATCAATGCATTAAGAGACGCTACAAGAGGCGGACTTGCAGCAGTCTTAAATGAGTGGGCAAATGCTTCGGGGGTGGAGATTATTATAGAAGAAGATAAGATCCCAATTTCAAAAGAAGTCAAAGGAGTTTGTGAAATTTTAGGACTTGAGCCGTATTCTTTAGCAAATGAAGGGGCTTGTGTGCTTTGCGTAGAGGCTTGCTATGCTCAAGAAGTTTGTGAAATCTTAAAGAAACATCCAGATGGAAAAGAAGTTGCGATTATTGGTAGTGTAGAAGCAGAAAATGTAAAAACTCCTAGAGTGATTTTACAAAACTCTTGGGGAACAAAAAGATATTTGGATTACCCACAAGGGGAGCTTTTGCCTAGAATCTGTTGAAATTTTGCAAGTGTCTGTGTCCTTTGAATAAGCTTTATGACAAACAATTTAATGGGTTCAACCTGTTGGATATGTAGTCATACTTTGCTTAAACGTTCATATTTGATGATTATAATTATTTATTAAAAATTTAGAGCGAATAAGGAGAATATCTATGCAGGGAATTCAAAATATCTCTGAAAAATTTCAAAAAGACTTAAAATTTTTTTATGCTCTTATTCAAAAACAATCCTATGAAATTCAAAAAATTTATAAAATTTTTGATAATGAAGACAATAAAGAAAATGAAAAATATTTGAAAATCCTGACTCAATTATGCAATCGCATAGGATTGGAACCTGAAAAATCTGTGCTAATGGCATTGTGTGACAGAATCGCCAATCTCAAGGAAGGACCTATCGTGCAGATCCTCAAGAAATACCAAAAAACAAATTCTGAAATTTTAATCGCCAGAAGACTTTTGCTTAATTTTGTCAGTAATTTTTATGCCAAAAGACATTGGGAACTTCTTGTTCAAGTCCAAAAACAGGAGCTTTTTAACGAATTTTATCGGGAACTTCTGCTAGGGGTGCATAAAATAGGCTTGACAATGAATAATTTTTTTGAAAGTTGGCAAGATATTTTGATTGATGGTATTAATAAAAATATGCAAAAACTTTATGGAGAGGAAAAAGCACTTAAACTTCTAGCTCCAAGTATGGACACTGAAGAATCTCAAGGGAAGTTGATTTGTTCAGATAGGAGTTATTCAATTCCAGAGAAACTTGGGGATAAGTTTATCTCCGTTCCATATGCAAATGCTTTTGATATTGAGATTAAAGAGATTGTGAAAGCAATTGAGAAACTTCTTTTAAATCTTCAAAAACACAAGGATGAGATTTATCATAAACAAAAATCTTATATTGATTATTTCACAGCTTTAAAAAATGCATTTTCCCAAAAGGATAAAAATAGATTAATTCAAAGTTGGAGAGAAGTAGATATGGCTTGGATGGATATAGATACACCCTTTCAAGTTGGACATCCTCTTGAATACTATGAAGACAGGTATCGGCATTCTGTTGCGCCTGAATGGGATCTTAGAATTAGCAATCCTGATAAAATAGCTGATAACAGGGTAGCTTTGAGTGTGGATTCTATGTTTGCAGCTTATGGTTCTAAATTAGGTATTCAAGATAGTCTTCAATCTTTTGTGCAAAAATCTCTTCAGCGTGTTAAAATTTATAATGGCTTGCCTGCGCTTTATTATGGAGCGGATATGAATGGGCTTTTTTCGGCACAGGTTGTTCCTAATGATGAAGTGGTTTCAGAAAAATTTGGCAAAAAAATATTTGCTTTTGGCGATAATATTATTCAGTCAGCTCGAAGTAAGCCGAAAATGAAGTTAAGCTATGAGACTTTTGAGGAATCTTATTTACAGGAAGCTCGAAAAATTTTATTTGAGAATGAAAAATTATGGCATTTAGTCTATGACATCACAACAAATGGACATGAATTTGGTCATATTCTCTGGATAGAAGAGGATACTCAAAGATTGATGAATTGTGATGGAGAATTCAAAAATATTGAAGAATTTAAAGCAACTTGTGGTGGATTGGTGGCATTCTTTGAAAGTTTGCACACTCAAGAAGAGTTTGAAGCTGTTATGAGCGATACAATTCGCAGAAGTGTGGGATTGATGGCTTGGAGAGAGCAAGAAGAAGTTTTGCCTTATTATTGTGAGGGATTGATCCATTTATATGGAGCTTTTGAAAGCGGTGTCCTTAAATTTGATCCAAATGACAAACCTGTTTTAAAGATACATAAAAATAAATATGAAGATTTGAAATCTTGGTATATAGAGACTTATAAAACTTTGGCAAAGCATTACATAGAGAAATTAAATGCCTATGAATGGCTTAAAAAATTTGTGTCAAAGACAGAAAAAGATTATCGTTCAAACTTGCCCTTCGCAGATATTTTTATCGAATGGTATTGGAAAAGATATCAAGAAATTGGACAAGAAGTTTTGTAATATTGAAATAACCTTGAATCAAATTATTGATTTATTTTTCTGTCAAAATAAGTAGCTTATCATTGTTGAGTTCTATATATAGTTCTTTTTTACTATTGGAAGTATAGGTTGGCTGATTATTTTTATATGCAGAATAATCTTGTGAAAAACTGACTCGAAATAAATTTTTTCCATCCTCATTGGGATAGGGAGAAATGTCTATATTTGAAAATAAGATTGTTTTTTCTTCTTGTTTGGAAAAAACGCGTTTTTTGTAATCTACAAAAGCTTTGAATTTCATTCCATCATAACGAACAAAATTGTCGCTGTAAAATGCCAAATAACTATTTAAATCATTTTTTATCCACGCATCTCTCCATCCGTATAAGCTACTTAAAATAGTTGCTAATTCTTCTTTGGTAACAAGTTTGAGGTTATTCTCATAAGTAATGAGGAGTGATTTTTTGTTTTTAATGAGTTTGTCGTATTCACTAAGCACCTGATTTTCAATTGCAATGCATCCTTTGGTATTAAGCTCTTCCCTGTTTCCATTTAGTGGAAATCCGTGAATCCAAATCCCATACCCTGTTTTTTTTCGCACTTTATCATAAGTGTTAGGATAGCTAGTGGCAAATGCCATCGGTCCATAATATTGATTTAGTCCGCTTAATCTCTGGGTAATATCATAGACGCCTATAGGAGTAGTGAGATCGCCTTCTATTTTTTTATTTCCCTTGCCTGATCCTACCAATGCACTTGTTTGTTTGATTTTTGTTAAATGCCCTTCTTTGACTTCATATAAAGTCAAATCTGGGATCGATTTATTAGAAACAAATAAAAAATCTATATTTTCATAATAACCATAATCTGTATCTTTATTTTTTAGAACAGCCATCCAAAAATCTTTTTGGATCAAATAATTTTCTAGCATAGCTTGTGTTGTTTGTATGCCTTTGGTGCGATAAGTCTGAATAATCTTAACAGCTTGAGTATCCATTCCATAAAGCATACAAGATGCGACCAAACTAATACTTAAAATAAACCTCATACATTTACTCCTCTTACGCTTTAGTCTTCAAAATCATATCCAAATTTTTTGAGATTTTCTTTTTCTTTGCTCCAAGATTTCTGAACAAAAACATTTAACTGTAAAAAAATTTTCTTTTTGCCTAAAAGTTCCATTTTTTGTCTTGCTTGTTTTCCAATTCTTTTGATTGTTTGCCCATTTTTTCCAATTACCATACTTTTTTGACTTTCTTTTTCTACAAAAATTTTTGCCGATATTTTATCAAGATTTTCTCCTTCAATGAATTTTTCTATTTTTACTTCGCTTTCATAAGGAATTTCATCGCTTAGATTATTAAATACGCTTTCTCGAATCATTTCTTTGTAGATATATTTAGTATTTTCATCTGTTAAGATTTCAGTGTCAAAAAATGGCGGAGAATACGGTAAATGCTTACTGACTTCAGCAAGAAAATTTTCTAGATTGAGCGATTTTTGCGAGCTTAATGGAATCAGAGATAAAAATTTTTCATCATATTTTTGATACTCTTTGATTTTTTTTAAAATTTCTTTTTGGGTTACTGTATCAATTTTGCTTAAAATCAAAATATGGGGCCTATCTGTAAGCTCCAAAAATTCCTCATAATATTTTGTTTCATCGTGAATACAAGCCATAAATACACATAAATCGCAGTTCGAAATGGCCTTTAAAGCTTCTTTGAGCATAAATTGATTCAATAATTTTTCTTGGCGATGTAATCCGGGCGTATCCACAAATATGATCTGAGAATTTCTACCATTTTTATCTGAAAATGGCACGATTAAATTCATTTTTTTTCTGGTTGCATTAGCTTTATGGGAAACCAATGCAATATCTTGGCTTAAAAGCTTATTTAAAAGAGTGCTTTTTCCACAATTAGGACGTCCTACAACAGCAACAAATCCAGCTTTAAAGCCATCGTGCATTAGAGAATATACCTTGCCAAATCTACATTTTCAACCAAATCACTCAATTTTTCACTGACAAGTTGTTCGGTGATATGAATCGTTTGATCTTTGTAGTCATCGGCGTTAAAACTGATATCTTCTAAAACTCGCTCTATAGTAGTATGAAGCCTTCTAGCTCCAATATCTTCAGTTTTTTGATTTGCATTATAAGAAAGCCTAGCGAGCTCTCTTAAGGCTTTGTCTTCAAATTCTATATTAACTCCTTCTGTTTGGAGTAGGGCTTGGTATTGTTTGACGATAGAAGTTTTAGTTCGGGTTAAGATTTGATACATTGTTTCATCATCTAAGCTGTCAAGCTCAACTCTTAAAGGGAATCTCCCTTGAAGTTCAGGAATGAGATCGCTGGGTTTGCTTAAATGAAAGGCTCCTGCTGCGATAAAAAGAATATGATCGGTTTTAACCTGTCCGTATTTGGTATTTACAATACTCCCTTCCACAATCGGTAAAAGATCTCTTTGAACACCTTCTTTACTAGGGTCTTGTCTAGATCCTTCTTTTGATCCGACAGCCACCTTATCAATTTCATCAATGAAAATCACTCCTGATTCTTGGGCGCGTTTGAGCCCTTCTATTTTAATCATCTCAAAATCAAGAATTGCTTCGGATGCATCCTGTTTTAGGGCTTCTTTAGCCTCTTTAATGTCCATTTCTTTTTTGATTTTTTCTTGTTCTTTATTTAAAACTTTAATGATGCTTTCTTGAACTTTGATGATTTCAGGGGGCATATTATTGTCGGAGTCCATTATTTTTCTATTCAATTCGATTTGAACTTTGAAATTATCCATTTCACCATTTTTAACCTTTTGCTTCATTTTTTCAAAACTACTTTCATATTCTTGTTTTTTTGTTTCACTTACGCCACTAGGGAGAGGAGGCAAAAGCCTTTGAGTGATCTTTTCAATGATAAAATCTTCTATTTTTTCTTTAGAAATTTCTTTATGTTCATTTTCGACCAAATTGATACTCATAAGAACCAAATCTCTAACCATTGATTCAACATCTCTACCAACAAAGCCCACTTCTGTGTATTTGCTTGCTTCTACCTTAATAAAAGGAAGTCCCATAATTTTAGCCATACGTCTTGCAATTTCAGTTTTTCCCACACCTGTAGAACCGATCATTAAAATATTTTTAGGCGTTACTTCCTCTTGAATATCTACAGGAAGACAAAGTCTTCTGTATCGATTTCTCAAAGCGATAGCAACGGCTTTTTTAGCTTCTTTTTGACCGATAATATATTCATCAAGATACCGGACGATTTCTTTTGGGGTCATATTCAGTTTATCTTGAGTATTCATTCAAGCTCCAGAATTTTGATATTTGTATTTGTGTAAATGCAAAGATCGCCAGCTATTTTCAAGGATTCTTCCACGATGTTTTTGGGAGCGAGAGTGCTGAATTTGTCTAATGCTCTGGCCGAACTTAAAGCGTAATTTCCTCCACTACCGATTGCAGCTATTTTACCATCTTCGGGTTCTACGACATCTCCGGTTCCACTGAGAATATAGATAGAATCCTTATTTAATACAATCATCATTGCTTCAAGTTTTCTTAAGTATTTATCCTTTCTCCATTCTTTGCTGAATTCAAGCACGCTTCTGACTAAGTCTCCCTTTCTTCCCTCTAATATTCTTTCAAACATATCAAATAATGAAAATGCATCCGCAGTACTGCCTGCAAAACCGCTTAAAATTTTTCCGTGATAAAGAGTGCGAATTTTGGTTGCATTGGCTTTCAAAACACAATTTCCGAATGTCACTTGCCCATCTCCTCCGATAACGGCATACTTTTTTCCCTCAAACTCTCCTCTATAACTCAATATGGTTGTTGCTTCAAACATTTTGATTCTCACTCTGCCATAACATCAATTTTAAGTACCCCTGAAATTCCCTGACCTAATTTGATTTCAATTTCATAAATACCTGTGCTTTTAATGGGTGCCTTTAGCTCTATATTTTTTTTATCTAAACCTAATCGATGGGATTTTTCAAGAGCTTCAAGTATTTCTTCTTTTGTAATAGCTCCAAAGAGAGAACCATTGGCGCCGACTTTTTTTGTTATTTTTAGAGTGATATCTTCCAAGGTTTTGACAAGTTGTTTTCTTTCTGCCATTTCTAGAGCTTCTTTTTCGGATTTTTTTCTTTGATCTGCTTTATATTTATTGATAACTTCGTTGGTAGCGTGTTTAGCTTTACCTTTGGCGATCAAGAAGTTTTGTCCGTAGCCATCTTTGACTTCGTGGATTTCTCCGGTTTTACCTAAACCTTTCACATCCTCCATCAATAAAATTTTCATTTTGATCCTTATTTTCGATAATATTGCTTAAAATTTTATCAGAAAAGAGTAAGGCTTATGGAATTTTTGGAAATAAAAAATTGCGTTGTAATCAAAAAAGCAAAATGCAAAAATTCCAGAATCAGTGTAAAACAAGATGGAAGCGTTATTGTAAGTGTTCCTTATTTTTATACAAAAGAACAATCTTTAAAAATTCTTGAGAGTCATTACGAATGGATAAAAAAAAGTCTTGAAAAAATAAAGCTTAGTCATTTGGAGGTGCAGGATTTTTTTGCCACCCATCCTAATGAAATTTTATTTTTTGGAAAATGGATAAAATATTCTTCGCAAATCAATGTAGAGTATCTCAAAAAAGAGCTTTTAAATTATCTTCGGACGCGAACAACTAAACTTGCAGCGCAAATGGATCTTAAGTATAATAAAATCTCAGTGCGA
This window contains:
- the rplI gene encoding 50S ribosomal protein L9 produces the protein MKILLMEDVKGLGKTGEIHEVKDGYGQNFLIAKGKAKHATNEVINKYKADQRKKSEKEALEMAERKQLVKTLEDITLKITKKVGANGSLFGAITKEEILEALEKSHRLGLDKKNIELKAPIKSTGIYEIEIKLGQGISGVLKIDVMAE
- the era gene encoding GTPase Era is translated as MHDGFKAGFVAVVGRPNCGKSTLLNKLLSQDIALVSHKANATRKKMNLIVPFSDKNGRNSQIIFVDTPGLHRQEKLLNQFMLKEALKAISNCDLCVFMACIHDETKYYEEFLELTDRPHILILSKIDTVTQKEILKKIKEYQKYDEKFLSLIPLSSQKSLNLENFLAEVSKHLPYSPPFFDTEILTDENTKYIYKEMIRESVFNNLSDEIPYESEVKIEKFIEGENLDKISAKIFVEKESQKSMVIGKNGQTIKRIGKQARQKMELLGKKKIFLQLNVFVQKSWSKEKENLKKFGYDFED
- a CDS encoding L,D-transpeptidase family protein; this translates as MRFILSISLVASCMLYGMDTQAVKIIQTYRTKGIQTTQAMLENYLIQKDFWMAVLKNKDTDYGYYENIDFLFVSNKSIPDLTLYEVKEGHLTKIKQTSALVGSGKGNKKIEGDLTTPIGVYDITQRLSGLNQYYGPMAFATSYPNTYDKVRKKTGYGIWIHGFPLNGNREELNTKGCIAIENQVLSEYDKLIKNKKSLLITYENNLKLVTKEELATILSSLYGWRDAWIKNDLNSYLAFYSDNFVRYDGMKFKAFVDYKKRVFSKQEEKTILFSNIDISPYPNEDGKNLFRVSFSQDYSAYKNNQPTYTSNSKKELYIELNNDKLLILTEK
- the ciaB gene encoding invasion protein CiaB, with translation MQGIQNISEKFQKDLKFFYALIQKQSYEIQKIYKIFDNEDNKENEKYLKILTQLCNRIGLEPEKSVLMALCDRIANLKEGPIVQILKKYQKTNSEILIARRLLLNFVSNFYAKRHWELLVQVQKQELFNEFYRELLLGVHKIGLTMNNFFESWQDILIDGINKNMQKLYGEEKALKLLAPSMDTEESQGKLICSDRSYSIPEKLGDKFISVPYANAFDIEIKEIVKAIEKLLLNLQKHKDEIYHKQKSYIDYFTALKNAFSQKDKNRLIQSWREVDMAWMDIDTPFQVGHPLEYYEDRYRHSVAPEWDLRISNPDKIADNRVALSVDSMFAAYGSKLGIQDSLQSFVQKSLQRVKIYNGLPALYYGADMNGLFSAQVVPNDEVVSEKFGKKIFAFGDNIIQSARSKPKMKLSYETFEESYLQEARKILFENEKLWHLVYDITTNGHEFGHILWIEEDTQRLMNCDGEFKNIEEFKATCGGLVAFFESLHTQEEFEAVMSDTIRRSVGLMAWREQEEVLPYYCEGLIHLYGAFESGVLKFDPNDKPVLKIHKNKYEDLKSWYIETYKTLAKHYIEKLNAYEWLKKFVSKTEKDYRSNLPFADIFIEWYWKRYQEIGQEVL
- the hslU gene encoding HslU--HslV peptidase ATPase subunit, yielding MNTQDKLNMTPKEIVRYLDEYIIGQKEAKKAVAIALRNRYRRLCLPVDIQEEVTPKNILMIGSTGVGKTEIARRMAKIMGLPFIKVEASKYTEVGFVGRDVESMVRDLVLMSINLVENEHKEISKEKIEDFIIEKITQRLLPPLPSGVSETKKQEYESSFEKMKQKVKNGEMDNFKVQIELNRKIMDSDNNMPPEIIKVQESIIKVLNKEQEKIKKEMDIKEAKEALKQDASEAILDFEMIKIEGLKRAQESGVIFIDEIDKVAVGSKEGSRQDPSKEGVQRDLLPIVEGSIVNTKYGQVKTDHILFIAAGAFHLSKPSDLIPELQGRFPLRVELDSLDDETMYQILTRTKTSIVKQYQALLQTEGVNIEFEDKALRELARLSYNANQKTEDIGARRLHTTIERVLEDISFNADDYKDQTIHITEQLVSEKLSDLVENVDLARYIL
- the hslV gene encoding ATP-dependent protease subunit HslV, producing MFEATTILSYRGEFEGKKYAVIGGDGQVTFGNCVLKANATKIRTLYHGKILSGFAGSTADAFSLFDMFERILEGRKGDLVRSVLEFSKEWRKDKYLRKLEAMMIVLNKDSIYILSGTGDVVEPEDGKIAAIGSGGNYALSSARALDKFSTLAPKNIVEESLKIAGDLCIYTNTNIKILELE
- a CDS encoding SprT family zinc-dependent metalloprotease — translated: MEFLEIKNCVVIKKAKCKNSRISVKQDGSVIVSVPYFYTKEQSLKILESHYEWIKKSLEKIKLSHLEVQDFFATHPNEILFFGKWIKYSSQINVEYLKKELLNYLRTRTTKLAAQMDLKYNKISVRGSKTRLGSCSYQNNLSFSLLLVFASERLIDYVIIHELSHIVHKNHSKNFWSLVEKFCPQHKEKRRELHKNIKFYIPMLEKILSSPLI
- the hypE gene encoding hydrogenase expression/formation protein HypE, with the translated sequence MKRITLAQGNGGRETNELIEKVFEKYLGNFILGQGEDAGTFDVSGVQKYCVSTDSYVVNPIFFAGADIGKLSICGSSNDVAMMGAKPKYMSAGFILEEGFAICDLEKILQSMAKELEYTQIKLISADTKVVPKGNVDKIFINTTAIGEIQKEGISAKNLKSGDIIILSSRIGSHGCVIFCSRSEIDLHSDLKSDCKQLYPMLEDIFKSKIPINALRDATRGGLAAVLNEWANASGVEIIIEEDKIPISKEVKGVCEILGLEPYSLANEGACVLCVEACYAQEVCEILKKHPDGKEVAIIGSVEAENVKTPRVILQNSWGTKRYLDYPQGELLPRIC